The genome window GAGCGAAGCTGCTGTCAGTGGCGGCGACCCATGCGCGAATGAGAGCCCCTGAGGTTCTGACGAGCACGGCGGAGGTAGCGCCCCGCCCAAGGAGCCACACTTCCCCATCGGTGGCCACCGTCAGCTCAAACCGGGCGCTGTCGAGTGCGGGCACCGGCACTTCGAAGACTCTCGTCTGGGCCGAGGCCTGGGAGGTCAGCAGGGTGATCAGTAGCGAGGTGGTGAGGGCGAATCGCATCGGAAGCCTCCTAGGGGGTTGGTGCCTTCCCTCAGGGAGGCGATCGAATATGCAATGTTTGCATAACCAATCGCCAGTGCGTCCGTCAACGGTATGCAAAGTGTGCATACCCCCGCCTACCGCGAGTTCCTGCTGCGGCTGATCAAGGCCCGGCAAGCCGCCGGCCTGACCCAGGCGGACGTGGCCAAGGCCCTGCGGATACCGCAGTCACGGGTGTCTCGAATGGAGTCGGGGGAACGGCGGATTGATGTGATTGAGCTGGATGCGTTCGCGAAGCTATACCGCAAATCTCTTAAGTTTTTCGTTCCTTAAAGGTCTACTTCGCCCTACTCCCGATCGCTACGGGCCGAGAGCTCCCTATGGCACCCGGTGACCACACGCCGATGGAGAATCCGCCGTGCTGCAGGGGTAGTGGAACATCACTCGCTACTGTTCCGCATCTTGGCGCACCTTCGTCAAGAGTGTCACGGCGGCGGCGCACGGCAGTTGAGCTAGGGCGTCAGCCGCCCGCAGCACCGCCTCCTGCTTAGCGCCCGCCGCAAGCGACACTTCAAGAAATGCCACGCAGTCGTCTGCAAACCATGTCGAAATCGAGTCCCGCGACGCCAACCAGCCAACTATTGCCACAGTTTCCTCGGGATGAGCCTCGATCCAAGCGGGGTCTAGTTTCCATTGTCTCAAGTATCGATCCACCTTCCGAAGCGACTGACCAGGTGTCTGGAGCAATTCGGCGACCGCATCCGGTGCGACCTCGGGGAGACTTGTGACCCACCCGATCATTGCGGCCACCTCGGCGGGGGTGAAAGCGACCGGGACGTTCGTCCTCCGGTCTCGCCAATACGGCCTCAATGCTTCATACCAGAGCGACTCACGGGCCTTCGGCTCAAGTCGATCGAGCTGCACGGGCATCGCGATCGTGAAGGCATCCCGGTTGTTTTGCCCGGCGTGCTGAATGAAGAACTGCAAGTCAGTAAGCCCAAACTCAGACTTCAGTGGCTCAGCAACCAGGAAAGCAACCCACTCCCCAATTTGCCGAGACCGCCAAGGGAGCAAGGACTCACTCGCGGCGAACATCGCCTTCCTATAGGGCCGCAGCCCTTCCACCGTTGTCCACGACCAACGGTGCTGTGACAAGCGCCCATCCCACATAGGGCCAGCGACGTCCTCGCCGGTCACGGGATCGAAAGCTGGGAAGATGGTGGCCACGGCCCACGGTTTGTCCCCCTCGCTCAGCCGATCAGTTGCCATACCAAGAAATACACGGGCGTATGCGGCCGCAGTATTGCGTTCAGCGACCACCTTCTCCCACCGCACGCGTTCGGCGTGGTCGATCGACAACACATATCGGCCATCAACCTTGTCACGGCAGTGCGCGACAGTCAGCCACACTGAAGCTGCGTGACCGCCAGGATGATTGATTGCGCGATCGACCCACCCCCTTTCGTTGGGAACTGCGGAGTCGAGGTTCCCGGCCCTGGCGTAAATTAGGTCAGCTATCTCATCGAGAGCATCAAGAAGCGCGACGTCCGATTCACCTGGAATTGCCCTAGCCCAATGATCGACAAGGGCACTCAATGGCCGTATGACGCCTTCTGGCCATACCCAGCTGATAGCTGCGCGCAGCATTTCGATTTGCTTGTCGACTGTGATTGGTGCGTCGAATAGCCCCCAGAGAATCGCCGTTGAGATCAGCGGTAAGGCCGTCCCCTCAGTGATAAACACCATGAGGTCGACGCCCCACGAGGGATTGCCTTTCACAGCCTCCTGAATCGCGCCACGCAAGGGTTCGCCTTTCCCGGAAACTCCGGGCGTTTCCTGCGCCTCTGAAAACGCCACTTCGATTGCCCGCACAGCTTCCGCAGGGGTAAGCTGCAACATCTGGGCAGCGCTTATGGGTGATGGCACATCGCTTCCCCACGACATAGAGATACGCCGCAGATAGCCGTCGTACTCCGGTTCTTCCCAATCAGGGTGGGCTTCGCGCTGAATCC of Gemmatimonadota bacterium contains these proteins:
- a CDS encoding helix-turn-helix transcriptional regulator, yielding MHTPAYREFLLRLIKARQAAGLTQADVAKALRIPQSRVSRMESGERRIDVIELDAFAKLYRKSLKFFVP